The Montipora capricornis isolate CH-2021 chromosome 1, ASM3666992v2, whole genome shotgun sequence genome contains a region encoding:
- the LOC138015704 gene encoding discoidin domain-containing receptor tyrosine kinase B-like: MNDKILLLLLLVLQFPFCLAGGLDEQQECDSSLSMSIPDDGWSASSPGDHIKFPAHKARISNTVGWCTSHNRDKLKRAFIQLDLGRNMRVTALSTAGVLVKNKTTGNYSSMYVSQYFVAYKRERDLKWRRYHKNDVSVTVIKSNSSELHKHYFLTSRIARYIRLVVVNGVGDRWCLKMDVHGCSWTKHDGLVSYRISQGNLRKNNLGWSSLRDKGYDGNRLSFGATRGLLYNGLGQLTDGMTGYMADWNDTGNPNWIDWIGWQDIKTPQPTVTFVFSSLRRFSRVRFHTLSLPGQHEKMLFSKVILSFSKDGEYFSWKTIYEPSMTTRSSRSNRAFWIEVNLDGHVGKYVTCDFQYYGSWVLISEVEFESVDLAGTEVSDTGTKITPTTSNGSVHVINGTDEINVDLSKKDSDLEESIPGIWLIAGVAGGVVAALLISLLAVLKMRRRTRRTRAENLIDRVPIRIINPSKKNSLNRRNDAGAVMRIEKQKMLERGDEEEDEEDEMDFISAKCNLNNFRNRELRGNPFKADTNVALNIRPESREISSEVENPAVLAEMRKVSDCSEG; the protein is encoded by the exons ATGAATGACAAGATTCTCCTTCTACTTCTCCTGGTGCTCCAATTTCCGTTCTGTTTGGCGGGAGGCTTGGACGAGCAACAAG AATGCGATTCCTCGCTGTCCATGTCGATTCCAGATGATGGCTGGAGTGCCTCGTCCCCAGGAGATCACATTAAGTTCCCTGCTCATAAGGCGAGGATCAGTAACACAGTGGGCTGGTGTACTTCACACAACAGAGACAAGTTAAAGAGAGCATTTATACAG CTTGACTTAGGACGGAACATGCGCGTTACAGCTTTGTCCACAGCTGGGGTGCTGGTAAAGAATAAAACGACTGGCAATTATAGCTCCATGTACGTGTCACAGTATTTTGTGGCTTACAAGAGAGAAAGAGACTTAAAATGGCGGCGTTACCATAAAAACGATGTCTCCGTTACG GTGATAAAATCCAACAGCTCTGAACTTCACAAACATTATTTCCTGACTTCACGCATTGCTCGTTATATTCGTCTGGTGGTTGTCAATGGAGTTGGAGATAGATGGTGTCTTAAAATGGATGTTCATGGGTGTTCTTGGACTAAGCACG ACGGTTTGGTATCATACCGAATATCCCAAGGAAATCTTCGGAAGAATAATCTTGGTTGGTCTTCGTTGCGTGATAAGGGCTATGATGGAAATAGACTGTCCTTTGGAGCCACACGAGGTTTACTATACAACGGGCTTGGTCAGCTGACCGATGGTATGACAGGCTATATGGCAGACTGGAACGATACCGGTAATCCAAACTGGATTGACTGGATTGGTTGGCAGGATATTAAAACTCCGCAACCAACCGTCACCTTTGTATTTTCGTCGCTTCGACGTTTTTCTCGTGTGCGATTTCATACTCTGAGCTTACCAGGTCAGCATGAAAAGATGTTGTTCAGTAAGGTGATACTATCGTTTTCCAAAGACGGCGAGTATTTTTCCTGGAAGACTATTTATGAGCCCAGCATGACGACGAGGTCATCCAGGAGTAACAGAGCCTTTTGGATTGAGGTTAATCTTGATGGACACGTCGGAAAATATGTGACTTGCGATTTTCAGTACTATGGCTCGTGGGTGCTGATTAGCGAAGTAGAGTTTGAATCAG TGGACCTAGCTGGTACAGAGGTTTCAGACACAGGAACAAAGATCACACCCACCACAAGCAACGGCAGCGTGCATGTTATCAACGGAACGGACGAGATTAATGTGGACT TATCGAAAAAGGACTCTGACTTAGAAGAGAGTATTCCAGGGATATGGCTAATAGCTGGTGTAGCTGGAGGAGTAGTGGCCGCGTTACTAATAAGCCTCCTCGCCGTGTTAAAAATGCGGCGTCGAACACGACGTACGCGCGCCGAAAACCTCATAGACCGCGTACCAATCAGAATCATAAACCCtagcaagaaaaattcattgaacCGCAGGAATGACGCAGGCGCTGTCATGCGCATTGAGAAACAGAAAATGTTGGAACGAGGcgacgaagaagaagatgaagaagacgaGATGGATTTCATATCGGCAAAGTGCAACTTGAATAACTTCAGGAACAGGGAATTGAGAGGAAACCCATTCAAGG